The genomic segment CATTGGGATGAAGTACGATATCGCGCAGAATCTTACGGGTATTCTCGTGGTCTCCGCTCAACTGCGAACATCCGTAGTTGTGGTGCCAGGCATGGATGTTGTCAACACCATTGCAACTTGTCTCTTCGCGCAATTGTTGGGCCAGTCGTTCGGCGATGCCGTTAACACAGCCTACAGTGGGCACAATCCATATCTCATTACGAACACCTACGTCACCGTTTTTGCGGATAAATCCTTTGAATGTGCGATTGTCATTCTTGATGTTGAGTTTTTCGTTGACAGGTGTGTATGTATATTCAAGGGTTCCGGAAAGGTTGGTTCTTAAATTATTCTCGTTGACCCACTCGCCACCTTTCATGTCTTTGATGGCGTGACCAATGGGATATCCATATTTGATAATATCCTCTCCTGCTTTTACGTCGCGCAACAAAACCTTATGGCCTGCAGGCACATCCTCAGCGAGAACTACGCATTCGCCGCCGGCTTCAATCACATCACCTTGTTTTTTTTCAGTCAGACACACTACAACGGTGTCGGAAGGATTAATCTTTAAGTATGTTTGTAATTCCATATCGGTTTTAGACGTTGTCGCGCCTATAGAACTCAATATTTTCTTTGGTTAGAAGTTCAATAGGCATATAGTTCACTGGGGTTACCTCTTTCTTAAGGACAATAGCTTGGAAAAGCGTCTCGATGCACTGGTATCCCTGCATATAGGCATGTTGGGCAATGAGAAACGAGATACTGCCCTGACGCACACATTCTGCATTCTTGGGCACCATGTCGTAGCCCATAATCTGGACATTGCGGCGATTGGTGCGCAAAAGGAACTCGCCCACCAAGTGAGCCTTTGAGTTGAAAGTGATGCAGTGGTGAATATGTGGATGTGTGGAGAAGAACTCTTCGAGAATCTTGTCGAAATGAGCTTTTGATTCGCCTAAGGGGAGGTTGACGTCTGTAATCTTTATCTCAGGAAAGTGGTCACGCATGTAGTGACGAAATCCGGTCTCGCGGTTTGACTGCTGTTTAGAACCTACATGGCCGTCTTTCAACTGCTTCATCATCATAATCTCCTTTTCTTTCGAGGCAATAAGCATCATCATGCGCGCGGCGAAATATCCACTTTGAAACGAATCTTGGCCAAAGAATGCCAGCGGCTTGAGGTCAGGCAGATAAGAGTCGAGTAGAATGAAAGGGATGTTTTTGTCTGCTAGTTGATCGGTAAATACACGTGTAATCTCCAGTTTGGCGGGTACCACGATGACGCCATCTGGATTTTGCTCCAAACATTCCTTGGTCGCTTTGATAAAGGATGGACCGTTGAAACGTTCATAATAGAGCATTTTTAGAGAAATGTGGAAATCGCGTCGGCGGGCTGTAGCAGCTTTTACGCCTTGTTCTATCTCGTCCCAATATGCCTCACTATCATGAAGCGGAATTATGCAATAGAATGTGTAATCTTTATTGTAGGCTAGTGCTGATGCATAGACGTTTGGTTGGTAATCCATTTCGGCTAATGCTTTTTCTACCTTTTCTCGGGCAGATTT from the Prevotella sp. E15-22 genome contains:
- a CDS encoding substrate-binding domain-containing protein — encoded protein: MATDKIRIKDIAERAGVSVGTVDRVLHERPNVSKSAREKVEKALAEMDYQPNVYASALAYNKDYTFYCIIPLHDSEAYWDEIEQGVKAATARRRDFHISLKMLYYERFNGPSFIKATKECLEQNPDGVIVVPAKLEITRVFTDQLADKNIPFILLDSYLPDLKPLAFFGQDSFQSGYFAARMMMLIASKEKEIMMMKQLKDGHVGSKQQSNRETGFRHYMRDHFPEIKITDVNLPLGESKAHFDKILEEFFSTHPHIHHCITFNSKAHLVGEFLLRTNRRNVQIMGYDMVPKNAECVRQGSISFLIAQHAYMQGYQCIETLFQAIVLKKEVTPVNYMPIELLTKENIEFYRRDNV